The following nucleotide sequence is from bacterium BMS3Abin14.
CGGTGAGGGGGGATGGCCCAGGGAACTTCGTAAATTCGGGAAAAACACCATAGTCCAATGCGCCTCAGGCCGATTCGGCCTGGATCTGGAGTACTTTAACGACGCGGCCATGGTGGAAATCAAGATCGGCCAGGGAGCGAAGCCCGGCATCGGCGGACATCTTCCGGGTGAAAAAGTTTCCGCGCACATCTCGCAGACGAGAATGATCCCCATGGGATCCGACGCCATCAGCCCCGCGCCTCATCACGACATCTACTCCATCGAGGACCTGCAGATGCTCGTCCATGCCCTCAAGGAAGCCACTGATTATGGAAAACCCATATCCGTGAAGATCTCCGCGGTTCACAATGCGCCGGCCATTGCCAGCGGCATGGTGAGGGCGGGAGCGGACGTCATCGTCGTGGACGGGGTCCGGGGCGGCACCGGCGCAGCCCCAAAAATACTGAGGGACAACGTCGGGCTGCCCATAGAACTGGCGTTAGCTGCTGTCGATACCAGGCTGAGAGAGGAGGGGATCCGCAACTGGGCATCCCTCGTGTGTTCCGGAGGCATCCGGAACTCGTCCGACATATTCAAGGCCATCGCGCTGGGGGCGGACGCTGTATACATCGGCACTGCGGCTTTAATGTCCATGGGGTGCACCGTCTGTCAGAAGTGCTACACGGGCAAGTGTGCCTGGGGCATTACCACCCAGGATCCGTATCTTACCAAGAGGGTCAATCCCGAGATCGGCACACAGGCGCTGGTGAACCTGCTCCGGGCCTGGAGCCTGGAGATCAAGGAGATGTTGGGCTGTGCGGGGATAAACTCCATCGAATCAGTACGGGGCAATCGTCTCCAGCTAAGGGGGATCGGCCTGGAAAGTTGGGAACTCGATGTGCTGGGAATAAGGGGCGCCGGCCTATGAACCCCATTGCGATAACCGTAAAAACAGAAGAGCCTGTGGCATCCGCCGAAAGGAAGAAGAAAGGCATCACCTATTCCCCATCGAAGTGGTATCAGATCGATGCCGCCGGCGTTCATTACAAGGATC
It contains:
- the gltB_1 gene encoding glutamate synthase [NADPH] large chain precursor, with product MRSALLPEFSVVRDEDRCIQCRVCERQCSFGVFSYDAYNNLMVHREENCVACQRCSVLCPTNALVIKNNDYTYRPNANWTREAIRDLKKQAETGGVLLTGMGCDKPLKNYWDHILLNASQVTNPSIDPLREPMELRTRLGRRSDRLEFRNGNLEVPDYPFVELSTPIMFGAMSYGAISYNCFKSLAQAAHEVGTMFNTGEGGWPRELRKFGKNTIVQCASGRFGLDLEYFNDAAMVEIKIGQGAKPGIGGHLPGEKVSAHISQTRMIPMGSDAISPAPHHDIYSIEDLQMLVHALKEATDYGKPISVKISAVHNAPAIASGMVRAGADVIVVDGVRGGTGAAPKILRDNVGLPIELALAAVDTRLREEGIRNWASLVCSGGIRNSSDIFKAIALGADAVYIGTAALMSMGCTVCQKCYTGKCAWGITTQDPYLTKRVNPEIGTQALVNLLRAWSLEIKEMLGCAGINSIESVRGNRLQLRGIGLESWELDVLGIRGAGL